Proteins from a single region of Scatophagus argus isolate fScaArg1 chromosome 23, fScaArg1.pri, whole genome shotgun sequence:
- the LOC124054621 gene encoding uncharacterized protein LOC124054621 isoform X11 produces the protein MDYALIIFILTGALFSVGSAQTRQYYFVNTALNWTEAQGFCRQVYTDLATLENTDDVSAAVSTSNYTGKAWIGLYDDLINSWRWSLTDNSYYGEGETEFRNWYTQQPNNLGDEQYCVELFSGSPYFGTWGDSSCSLLRPFVCYNGTVNGTATFVSYLSMSKNWTEAQRYCRENHIDLASIRNQTENEIITNLANGFFVWIGLYREKLWSDGSMSLFRHWADGQPDIGAEQCVTAAFNDSGRWSDDDCSLSFPFICHQTIVPNAENFRPTGQDETFIILQWDKVNNNVNFILQYNEAEVAIAAPDGDGPVTHTVSSLISGTRYTFTLFSVFGDIRSSGVNIIAVTAPPNAENFRPTGQDESSITLQWDKVNSNVSFILQYNGAEINISAPDGDGPVTHTVSSLAAGTQYTFTLFSVFESVRSSGVNAVAVTAPPNAENFGPSGQDESSITLQWDKVNSNVSFILQYNGAEINISAPDGDGPVTHTVSSLAAGTQYTFTLFSVFESVRSSGVNAVAVTAPPNAENFRPTGQDESSITLQWDKVNSNVSFILQYNGAEINISAPDGDGPVTHTVSSLAAGTQYTFTLFSVFESVRSSGVNAVAVTAPPNAENFGPSGQDESSITLQWDKVNSNVSFILQYNGTEINISAPDGDGPVTHTVSSLTAGTQYTFTLFSVFESVRSSGVNAVAVTAPPDADNFGPSGQDETSITLQWDKVNSNVSFILQYNGAEINISAPDGDGPVTHTVSSLTAGTQYTFTLFSVFESVRSSGVNAVAVTAPPNAENFGPSGQDETSISLQWDKVNSNVSFILQYNGAEINISAPDGDGPVTHTVSSLTAGTQYTFTLFSVFESVRSSGVNAVAVTAPPNAENFGPSGQDESSITLQWDKVNSNVSFILQYNGAEINISAPDGDGPVTHTVSSLTAGTQYTFTLFSVFESVRSSGVNAVAVTAPPNAENFGPSGQDESSITLQWDKVNSNVSFILQYNGAEINISAPDLYGIDEFSGDGQDETSITAQWDPVNSNVSFNHQHNGTDIIISAPNGDGPVTHTVSSLTAGTQYTFTLFSVFESIRSSGVNAVAVTAPPNAENFGPSGQDESSITLQWDKVNSNVSFILQYNGAQINISAPDGDGPVTHTVSSLAAGTQYTFTLFSVFESVRSSGVNAVAVTAPPDAENFGPSGQDETSITLQWDKVNSNVSFILQYNGAEINISAPDGDGPVTHTVSSLAAGTQYTFTLFSVFESVRSSGVNAVAVTAPPNAENFGPSGQDESSITLQWDKVNSNVSFILQYNGAQINISAPDGDGPVTHTVSSLTAGTQYTFTLFSVFESVRSSGVNAVAVTAPPNAENFGPSGQDESSITLQWDKVNSNVSFILQYNGAQINISAPDGDGPVTHTVSSLTAGTQYTFTLFSVFESVRSSGVNAVAVTATGSQYVVGLNIRLKSSVQLSASDLEDLLTELLVEHGLSPHLFSLKLHSVKT, from the exons ATGGATTATGCGCTGatcatcttcatcctcacag GAGCACTGTTCAGTGTTGGCTCTGCCCAAACCCGTCAGTACTACTTTGTAAATACAGCACTGAACTGGACTGAAGCTCAGGGCTTCTGCAGGCAGGTCTACACTGACCTGGCCACCCTAGAAAACACAGATGatgtcagtgctgctgtcagcaCATCAAACTACACAG GCAAGGCTTGGATAGGTCTTTATGATGATTTGATCAACAGCTGGAGATGGTCCCTGACTGACAACAGCTACTATGgtgaaggagagacagagtTTAGAAACTGGTATACTCAACAGCCTAACAATCTTGGAGATGAGCAGTACTGTGTAGAGTTATTTAGTGGGAGTCCATACTTTGGCACATGGGGTGACTCTTCATGCAGCCTCCTGCGACCCTTTGTGTGCTACAACG GGACAGTAAATGGCACAGCAACCTTTGTCAGCTACCTCAGCATGTCGAAGAATTGGACTGAAGCTCAGAGATATTGCAGGGAGAATCATATTGATCTAGCCAG TATTCGAAATCAGACAGAGAATGAGATCATCACAAACCTTGCAAACGGGTTCTTTGTGTGGATCGGTCTGTACCGGGAAAAACTGTGGTCTGATGGAAGCATGTCTCTTTTTCGACACTGGGCTGATGGGCAACCAGACATTGGCGCAGAGCAGTGTGTCACAGCAGCGTTCAATGACTCAGGGCGTTGGTCAGATGATGACTGCTCCCTCAGTTTTCCATTCATTTGTCACCAAACAA ttgTACCCAATGCAGAAAACTTCAGACCAACCGGACAAGATGAGACCTTTATCATTCTGCAGTGGGACAAAGTGAACAACAATGTCAACTTTATTCTCCAGTATAATGAAGCAGAGGTGGCCATCGCTGCACCAGATGGAGATGGACCAGTAACTCACACAGTGTCATCTCTCATTTCTGGAACTCGGTACaccttcactctcttctctgtATTTGGGGACATCAGAAGCAGTGGAGTAAACATTATTGCTGTCACTG ctccTCCAAATGCAGAAAACTTCAGACCAACAGGACAAGATGAGAGCAGTATCACTCTGCAGTGGGACAAAGTGAACAGCAATGTCAGCTTTATTCTCCAGTATAATGGTGCAGAGATAAACATCAGTGCACCAGATGGAGATGGACCAGTAACTCACACAGTGTCATCTCTCGCTGCTGGGACTCAGTACaccttcactctcttctctgtgtttgagagtgtCAGAAGCAGTGGAGTAAatgctgttgctgtcactg ctccTCCAAATGCAGAAAACTTTGGACCATCAGGACAAGATGAGAGCAGTATCACTCTGCAGTGGGACAAAGTGAACAGCAATGTCAGCTTTATTCTCCAGTATAATGGTGCAGAGATAAACATCAGTGCACCAGATGGAGATGGACCAGTAACTCACACAGTGTCATCTCTCGCTGCTGGGACTCAGTACaccttcactctcttctctgtgtttgagagCGTCAGAAGCAGTGGAGTAAatgctgttgctgtcactg ctccTCCAAATGCAGAAAACTTCAGACCAACAGGACAAGATGAGAGCAGTATCACTCTGCAGTGGGACAAAGTGAACAGCAATGTCAGCTTTATTCTCCAGTATAATGGTGCAGAGATAAACATCAGTGCACCAGATGGAGATGGACCAGTAACTCACACAGTGTCATCTCTCGCTGCTGGGACTCAGTACaccttcactctcttctctgtgtttgagagCGTCAGAAGCAGTGGAGTAAatgctgttgctgtcactg ctccTCCAAATGCAGAAAACTTTGGACCATCAGGACAAGATGAGAGCAGTATCACTCTGCAGTGGGACAAAGTGAACAGCAATGTCAGCTTTATTCTCCAGTATAATGGTACAGAGATAAACATCAGTGCACCAGATGGAGATGGACCAGTAACTCACACAGTGTCATCTCTCACTGCTGGGACTCAGTACaccttcactctcttctctgtgtttgagagtgtCAGAAGCAGTGGAGTAAatgctgttgctgtcactg CTCCTCCAGATGCAGACAACTTTGGACCATCAGGACAAGATGAGACCAGTATCACTCTGCAGTGGGACAAAGTGAACAGCAATGTCAGCTTTATTCTCCAGTATAATGGTGCAGAGATAAACATCAGTGCACCAGATGGAGATGGACCAGTAACTCACACAGTGTCATCTCTCACTGCTGGGACTCAGTACaccttcactctcttctctgtgtttgagagtgtCAGAAGCAGTGGAGTAAatgctgttgctgtcactg ctcctCCAAATGCAGAAAACTTTGGACCATCAGGACAAGATGAAACCAGTATCTCTCTGCAGTGGGACAAAGTGAACAGCAATGTCAGCTTTATTCTCCAGTATAATGGTGCAGAGATAAACATCAGTGCACCAGATGGAGATGGACCAGTAACTCACACAGTGTCATCTCTCACTGCTGGGACTCAGTACaccttcactctcttctctgtgtttgaaagCGTCAGAAGCAGTGGAGTAAatgctgttgctgtcactg CTCCTCCAAATGCAGAAAACTTTGGACCATCAGGACAAGATGAGAGCAGTATCACTCTGCAGTGGGACAAAGTGAACAGCAATGTCAGTTTTATCCTCCAGTATAATGGTGCAGAGATAAACATCAGTGCACCAGATGGAGATGGACCAGTAACTCACACAGTGTCATCTCTCACTGCTGGGACTCAGTACaccttcactctcttctctgtgtttgagagCGTCAGAAGCAGTGGAGTAAatgctgttgctgtcactg ctcctCCAAATGCAGAAAACTTTGGACCATCAGGACAAGATGAGAGCAGTATCACTCTGCAGTGGGACAAAGTGAACAGCAATGTCAGCTTTATTCTCCAGTATAATGGTGCAGAGATAAACATCAGTGCACCAGATCTATATGGAATAGATGAATTCAGCGGTGATGGACAAGATGAGACCAGCATCACTGCACAGTGGGATCCAGTGAACAGCAATGTCAGCTTTAATCACCAGCATAATGGTACAGATATCATCATCAGTGCACCAAATGGAGATGGACCAGTAACTCACACAGTGTCATCTCTCACTGCTGGGACTCAGTACaccttcactctcttctctgtgtttgagagCATCAGAAGCAGTGGAGTAAatgctgttgctgtcactg ctcctCCAAATGCAGAAAACTTTGGACCATCAGGACAAGATGAGAGCAGTATCACTCTGCAGTGGGACAAAGTGAACAGCAATGTCAGCTTTATCCTCCAGTATAATGGTGCACAGATAAACATCAGTGCACCAGATGGAGATGGACCAGTAACTCACACAGTGTCATCTCTCGCTGCTGGGACTCAGTACaccttcactctcttctctgtgtttgagagCGTCAGAAGCAGTGGAGTAAatgctgttgctgtcactg ctcctccagATGCAGAAAACTTTGGACCATCAGGACAAGATGAGACCAGTATCACTCTGCAGTGGGACAAAGTGAACAGCAATGTCAGCTTTATTCTCCAGTATAATGGTGCAGAGATAAACATCAGTGCACCAGATGGAGATGGACCAGTAACTCACACAGTGTCATCTCTCGCTGCTGGGACTCAGTACaccttcactctcttctctgtgtttgaaagCGTCAGAAGCAGTGGAGTAAatgctgttgctgtcactg ctcctCCAAATGCAGAAAACTTTGGACCATCAGGACAAGATGAGAGCAGTATCACTCTGCAGTGGGACAAAGTGAACAGCAATGTCAGCTTTATCCTCCAGTATAATGGTGCACAGATAAACATCAGTGCACCAGATGGAGATGGACCAGTAACTCACACAGTGTCATCTCTCACTGCTGGGACTCAGTACaccttcactctcttctctgtgtttgagagtgtCAGAAGCAGTGGAGTAAatgctgttgctgtcactg ctcctCCAAATGCAGAAAACTTTGGACCATCAGGACAAGATGAGAGCAGTATCACTCTGCAGTGGGACAAAGTGAACAGCAATGTCAGCTTTATCCTCCAGTATAATGGTGCACAGATAAACATCAGTGCACCAGATGGAGATGGACCAGTAACTCACACAGTGTCATCTCTCACTGCTGGGACTCAGTACaccttcactctcttctctgtgtttgagagCGTCAGAAGCAGTGGAGTAAatgctgttgctgtcactg CAACAGGGTCTC AATATGTGGTTGGATTAAACATCAGATTAAAGTCATCTGTTCAGCTGTCAGCCTCAGACCTGGAGGATTTGTTGACGGAG cTTTTGGTTGAACACGGATTATCCCCGCATTTATTTTCCTTGAAGCTTCATTCTGTTAAGACATGA
- the LOC124054621 gene encoding uncharacterized protein LOC124054621 isoform X4, translating to MDYALIIFILTGALFSVGSAQTRQYYFVNTALNWTEAQGFCRQVYTDLATLENTDDVSAAVSTSNYTGKAWIGLYDDLINSWRWSLTDNSYYGEGETEFRNWYTQQPNNLGDEQYCVELFSGSPYFGTWGDSSCSLLRPFVCYNGTVNGTATFVSYLSMSKNWTEAQRYCRENHIDLASIRNQTENEIITNLANGFFVWIGLYREKLWSDGSMSLFRHWADGQPDIGAEQCVTAAFNDSGRWSDDDCSLSFPFICHQTIVPNAENFRPTGQDETFIILQWDKVNNNVNFILQYNEAEVAIAAPDGDGPVTHTVSSLISGTRYTFTLFSVFGDIRSSGVNIIAVTAPPNAENFRPTGQDESSITLQWDKVNSNVSFILQYNGAEINISAPDGDGPVTHTVSSLAAGTQYTFTLFSVFESVRSSGVNAVAVTAPPNAENFGPSGQDESSITLQWDKVNSNVSFILQYNGAEINISAPDGDGPVTHTVSSLAAGTQYTFTLFSVFESVRSSGVNAVAVTAPPNAENFRPTGQDESSITLQWDKVNSNVSFILQYNGAEINISAPDGDGPVTHTVSSLAAGTQYTFTLFSVFESVRSSGVNAVAVTAPPNAENFGPSGQDESSITLQWDKVNSNVSFILQYNGTEINISAPDGDGPVTHTVSSLTAGTQYTFTLFSVFESVRSSGVNAVAVTAPPDADNFGPSGQDETSITLQWDKVNSNVSFILQYNGAEINISAPDGDGPVTHTVSSLTAGTQYTFTLFSVFESVRSSGVNAVAVTAPPNAENFGPSGQDETSISLQWDKVNSNVSFILQYNGAEINISAPDGDGPVTHTVSSLTAGTQYTFTLFSVFESVRSSGVNAVAVTAPPNAENFGPSGQDESSITLQWDKVNSNVSFILQYNGAEINISAPDGDGPVTHTVSSLTAGTQYTFTLFSVFESVRSSGVNAVAVTAPPNAENFGPSGQDESSITLQWDKVNSNVSFILQYNGAEINISAPDLYGIDEFSGDGQDETSITAQWDPVNSNVSFNHQHNGTDIIISAPNGDGPVTHTVSSLTAGTQYTFTLFSVFESIRSSGVNAVAVTAPPNAENFGPSGQDESSITLQWDKVNSNVSFILQYNGAQINISAPDGDGPVTHTVSSLAAGTQYTFTLFSVFESVRSSGVNAVAVTAPPDAENFGPSGQDETSITLQWDKVNSNVSFILQYNGAEINISAPDGDGPVTHTVSSLAAGTQYTFTLFSVFESVRSSGVNAVAVTAPPNAENFGPSGQDESSITLQWDKVNSNVSFILQYNGAQINISAPDGDGPVTHTVSSLTAGTQYTFTLFSVFESVRSSGVNAVAVTAPPNAENFGPSGQDESSITLQWDKVNSNVSFILQYNGAQINISAPDGDGPVTHTVSSLTAGTQYTFTLFSVFESVRSSGVNAVAVTAPPNAENFGPTGQDESSITLQWDKVNSNVSFILQYNGAEINISAPDGDGPVTHTVSSLAAGTQYTFTLFSVFESVRSSGVNAVAVTATGSQYVVGLNIRLKSSVQLSASDLEDLLTELLVEHGLSPHLFSLKLHSVKT from the exons ATGGATTATGCGCTGatcatcttcatcctcacag GAGCACTGTTCAGTGTTGGCTCTGCCCAAACCCGTCAGTACTACTTTGTAAATACAGCACTGAACTGGACTGAAGCTCAGGGCTTCTGCAGGCAGGTCTACACTGACCTGGCCACCCTAGAAAACACAGATGatgtcagtgctgctgtcagcaCATCAAACTACACAG GCAAGGCTTGGATAGGTCTTTATGATGATTTGATCAACAGCTGGAGATGGTCCCTGACTGACAACAGCTACTATGgtgaaggagagacagagtTTAGAAACTGGTATACTCAACAGCCTAACAATCTTGGAGATGAGCAGTACTGTGTAGAGTTATTTAGTGGGAGTCCATACTTTGGCACATGGGGTGACTCTTCATGCAGCCTCCTGCGACCCTTTGTGTGCTACAACG GGACAGTAAATGGCACAGCAACCTTTGTCAGCTACCTCAGCATGTCGAAGAATTGGACTGAAGCTCAGAGATATTGCAGGGAGAATCATATTGATCTAGCCAG TATTCGAAATCAGACAGAGAATGAGATCATCACAAACCTTGCAAACGGGTTCTTTGTGTGGATCGGTCTGTACCGGGAAAAACTGTGGTCTGATGGAAGCATGTCTCTTTTTCGACACTGGGCTGATGGGCAACCAGACATTGGCGCAGAGCAGTGTGTCACAGCAGCGTTCAATGACTCAGGGCGTTGGTCAGATGATGACTGCTCCCTCAGTTTTCCATTCATTTGTCACCAAACAA ttgTACCCAATGCAGAAAACTTCAGACCAACCGGACAAGATGAGACCTTTATCATTCTGCAGTGGGACAAAGTGAACAACAATGTCAACTTTATTCTCCAGTATAATGAAGCAGAGGTGGCCATCGCTGCACCAGATGGAGATGGACCAGTAACTCACACAGTGTCATCTCTCATTTCTGGAACTCGGTACaccttcactctcttctctgtATTTGGGGACATCAGAAGCAGTGGAGTAAACATTATTGCTGTCACTG ctccTCCAAATGCAGAAAACTTCAGACCAACAGGACAAGATGAGAGCAGTATCACTCTGCAGTGGGACAAAGTGAACAGCAATGTCAGCTTTATTCTCCAGTATAATGGTGCAGAGATAAACATCAGTGCACCAGATGGAGATGGACCAGTAACTCACACAGTGTCATCTCTCGCTGCTGGGACTCAGTACaccttcactctcttctctgtgtttgagagtgtCAGAAGCAGTGGAGTAAatgctgttgctgtcactg ctccTCCAAATGCAGAAAACTTTGGACCATCAGGACAAGATGAGAGCAGTATCACTCTGCAGTGGGACAAAGTGAACAGCAATGTCAGCTTTATTCTCCAGTATAATGGTGCAGAGATAAACATCAGTGCACCAGATGGAGATGGACCAGTAACTCACACAGTGTCATCTCTCGCTGCTGGGACTCAGTACaccttcactctcttctctgtgtttgagagCGTCAGAAGCAGTGGAGTAAatgctgttgctgtcactg ctccTCCAAATGCAGAAAACTTCAGACCAACAGGACAAGATGAGAGCAGTATCACTCTGCAGTGGGACAAAGTGAACAGCAATGTCAGCTTTATTCTCCAGTATAATGGTGCAGAGATAAACATCAGTGCACCAGATGGAGATGGACCAGTAACTCACACAGTGTCATCTCTCGCTGCTGGGACTCAGTACaccttcactctcttctctgtgtttgagagCGTCAGAAGCAGTGGAGTAAatgctgttgctgtcactg ctccTCCAAATGCAGAAAACTTTGGACCATCAGGACAAGATGAGAGCAGTATCACTCTGCAGTGGGACAAAGTGAACAGCAATGTCAGCTTTATTCTCCAGTATAATGGTACAGAGATAAACATCAGTGCACCAGATGGAGATGGACCAGTAACTCACACAGTGTCATCTCTCACTGCTGGGACTCAGTACaccttcactctcttctctgtgtttgagagtgtCAGAAGCAGTGGAGTAAatgctgttgctgtcactg CTCCTCCAGATGCAGACAACTTTGGACCATCAGGACAAGATGAGACCAGTATCACTCTGCAGTGGGACAAAGTGAACAGCAATGTCAGCTTTATTCTCCAGTATAATGGTGCAGAGATAAACATCAGTGCACCAGATGGAGATGGACCAGTAACTCACACAGTGTCATCTCTCACTGCTGGGACTCAGTACaccttcactctcttctctgtgtttgagagtgtCAGAAGCAGTGGAGTAAatgctgttgctgtcactg ctcctCCAAATGCAGAAAACTTTGGACCATCAGGACAAGATGAAACCAGTATCTCTCTGCAGTGGGACAAAGTGAACAGCAATGTCAGCTTTATTCTCCAGTATAATGGTGCAGAGATAAACATCAGTGCACCAGATGGAGATGGACCAGTAACTCACACAGTGTCATCTCTCACTGCTGGGACTCAGTACaccttcactctcttctctgtgtttgaaagCGTCAGAAGCAGTGGAGTAAatgctgttgctgtcactg CTCCTCCAAATGCAGAAAACTTTGGACCATCAGGACAAGATGAGAGCAGTATCACTCTGCAGTGGGACAAAGTGAACAGCAATGTCAGTTTTATCCTCCAGTATAATGGTGCAGAGATAAACATCAGTGCACCAGATGGAGATGGACCAGTAACTCACACAGTGTCATCTCTCACTGCTGGGACTCAGTACaccttcactctcttctctgtgtttgagagCGTCAGAAGCAGTGGAGTAAatgctgttgctgtcactg ctcctCCAAATGCAGAAAACTTTGGACCATCAGGACAAGATGAGAGCAGTATCACTCTGCAGTGGGACAAAGTGAACAGCAATGTCAGCTTTATTCTCCAGTATAATGGTGCAGAGATAAACATCAGTGCACCAGATCTATATGGAATAGATGAATTCAGCGGTGATGGACAAGATGAGACCAGCATCACTGCACAGTGGGATCCAGTGAACAGCAATGTCAGCTTTAATCACCAGCATAATGGTACAGATATCATCATCAGTGCACCAAATGGAGATGGACCAGTAACTCACACAGTGTCATCTCTCACTGCTGGGACTCAGTACaccttcactctcttctctgtgtttgagagCATCAGAAGCAGTGGAGTAAatgctgttgctgtcactg ctcctCCAAATGCAGAAAACTTTGGACCATCAGGACAAGATGAGAGCAGTATCACTCTGCAGTGGGACAAAGTGAACAGCAATGTCAGCTTTATCCTCCAGTATAATGGTGCACAGATAAACATCAGTGCACCAGATGGAGATGGACCAGTAACTCACACAGTGTCATCTCTCGCTGCTGGGACTCAGTACaccttcactctcttctctgtgtttgagagCGTCAGAAGCAGTGGAGTAAatgctgttgctgtcactg ctcctccagATGCAGAAAACTTTGGACCATCAGGACAAGATGAGACCAGTATCACTCTGCAGTGGGACAAAGTGAACAGCAATGTCAGCTTTATTCTCCAGTATAATGGTGCAGAGATAAACATCAGTGCACCAGATGGAGATGGACCAGTAACTCACACAGTGTCATCTCTCGCTGCTGGGACTCAGTACaccttcactctcttctctgtgtttgaaagCGTCAGAAGCAGTGGAGTAAatgctgttgctgtcactg ctcctCCAAATGCAGAAAACTTTGGACCATCAGGACAAGATGAGAGCAGTATCACTCTGCAGTGGGACAAAGTGAACAGCAATGTCAGCTTTATCCTCCAGTATAATGGTGCACAGATAAACATCAGTGCACCAGATGGAGATGGACCAGTAACTCACACAGTGTCATCTCTCACTGCTGGGACTCAGTACaccttcactctcttctctgtgtttgagagtgtCAGAAGCAGTGGAGTAAatgctgttgctgtcactg ctcctCCAAATGCAGAAAACTTTGGACCATCAGGACAAGATGAGAGCAGTATCACTCTGCAGTGGGACAAAGTGAACAGCAATGTCAGCTTTATCCTCCAGTATAATGGTGCACAGATAAACATCAGTGCACCAGATGGAGATGGACCAGTAACTCACACAGTGTCATCTCTCACTGCTGGGACTCAGTACaccttcactctcttctctgtgtttgagagCGTCAGAAGCAGTGGAGTAAatgctgttgctgtcactg ctcctCCAAATGCAGAAAACTTTGGACCAACAGGACAAGATGAGAGCAGTATCACTCTGCAGTGGGACAAAGTGAACAGCAATGTCAGCTTTATCCTCCAGTATAATGGTGCAGAGATAAACATCAGTGCACCAGATGGAGATGGACCAGTAACTCACACAGTGTCATCTCTCGCTGCTGGGACTCAGTACaccttcactctcttctctgtgtttgagagtgtCAGAAGCAGTGGAGTAAatgctgttgctgtcactg CAACAGGGTCTC AATATGTGGTTGGATTAAACATCAGATTAAAGTCATCTGTTCAGCTGTCAGCCTCAGACCTGGAGGATTTGTTGACGGAG cTTTTGGTTGAACACGGATTATCCCCGCATTTATTTTCCTTGAAGCTTCATTCTGTTAAGACATGA